The following are from one region of the Novosphingobium humi genome:
- a CDS encoding MlaD family protein — METRANHIWVGAVTLILLGMAAGFALWLAHLSRHERKPYDIYFRQSVDGLAKGTQVNYKGVPAGQITEIELSPDDPSVVRVRIALNRDIPVLQGTTATIQGSFTGVSNVQLAGGKPGQPPITAIGPDGAPVIPTKLSGLGDLLSSAPQLLERIGALTDKLSNLLSDKNQKNIEGILANTNRMTANLADASPQVKQVVGDLDAALVQAKDSMAEFQKLTANFNSQLDGNGNTVVAQLNQTLRSAQGAADALKATLGQTDPAIQHVREETLPQAESAVRELRAASRALRELTEKIDNQGAVAALSPPKLPEYHP; from the coding sequence ATGGAAACACGCGCCAATCATATCTGGGTAGGGGCGGTAACGCTGATCTTGCTGGGGATGGCGGCGGGCTTTGCGCTCTGGCTGGCGCATCTTTCGCGCCATGAACGCAAACCCTATGACATCTATTTCCGCCAGTCTGTCGACGGCTTGGCCAAGGGAACACAGGTCAATTATAAAGGCGTTCCGGCCGGACAGATCACCGAGATCGAACTGTCGCCCGATGATCCCAGCGTGGTGCGTGTGCGCATCGCCCTCAACCGCGACATCCCGGTTTTGCAAGGCACCACGGCCACCATTCAGGGCAGCTTTACCGGCGTTTCAAATGTCCAATTGGCCGGCGGCAAGCCGGGGCAGCCGCCGATCACGGCCATTGGCCCCGATGGCGCGCCGGTGATCCCCACCAAATTGTCGGGCCTTGGCGATCTGCTCTCCAGTGCGCCGCAATTGCTCGAACGGATCGGCGCGCTGACCGACAAGCTGTCCAACCTTCTGTCGGACAAGAACCAGAAGAATATCGAGGGCATTCTGGCCAATACCAACCGGATGACGGCCAATCTGGCTGATGCCTCGCCGCAGGTGAAGCAGGTGGTGGGCGATCTCGATGCCGCGCTGGTGCAGGCCAAGGACTCGATGGCCGAGTTTCAGAAGCTGACCGCCAATTTCAACAGCCAACTGGACGGCAACGGCAATACGGTCGTGGCCCAGTTGAACCAGACGCTGCGCTCTGCGCAAGGGGCGGCTGATGCGCTGAAGGCCACGCTGGGCCAGACGGATCCGGCGATCCAGCACGTGCGCGAGGAAACCCTGCCGCAGGCCGAGAGCGCCGTGCGCGAATTGCGGGCGGCCAGTCGGGCGCTGCGCGAACTGACCGAAAAGATCGACAACCAGGGCGCCGTCGCAGCGCTCTCGCCCCCCAAGCTGCCGGAGTATCACCCATGA